From the Paraflavitalea soli genome, the window GTCCCTTGTACATTAATTGTCATGCAGGTCGTGATTATTTTTCCTTCGATCAGAACAAAGCTTTTATTGACCATACCACCCAGTTGGCTAAAAAAACAGGTATCGGCATATACCATGAGTCGCACCGTTCAAGAATATTGTTTGCTGCTTCCATAGCACGGCATTTCATTGAAAAGCTGCCCGACCTGCGCCTTACACTGGATATATCGCATTGGTGCACAGTACATGAAAGCCTGCTGGGTGACCAGGTAGAGACTGTTAATATGGCGCTGGAACGTACAGATCATATCCATGCGCGGGTAGGCCATCCGGAAGGCCCGCAGGTGAGCGACCCCCGTGCACCGGAATGGGAAGGAGCTGTGAAAGCGCATATCGCCTGGTGGGACAGTATCGTAGAAAAGAAAAAGAAAGCCGGTTTACCGTTGACGATCCTCACCGAATTTGGTCCGCCGGATTATATGCCCACCTTGCCGTATACCCGTCAGCCTTTGGCCGATCAGTGGGCCATCAATGTGCATATGATGCAACTCTTAAGAAAACGTTATTCATAAATTAGCTACGAGCCACGAGCTACGAGCTTTGAGCCCTTTGAGCCGCATTTGGGTTTTAGCTCGCAGCTCGTAGCTCAAAGCTCGCAGCTTGTATTCCACTATGTTTTCACTCATTGGTCATTTCCATCCTGTATTCGTACACCTTCCTATCGGCATCCTGTTGCTGGCTGCTGTATTGCAGTTCATTGAAAAGAGAAAGCCGGGCAGCAACCTTGAACAGGCGATCACGATCTCGCTGTTGATCGGCATGATCAGTGCTGTTATTTCCTGCATCACGGGATATTTCCTGTCGCGCAGTGATGACTATGATGAGCAGCTGGTAAGCCAACACCAATGGATGGGGATCGGTGTGGCAGTAGTGGCCATCATCCTGTACTTTCTGCGCAAGCGGAATAGGGCGCCACGCTGGCATGGGCCTTTGATGCTGGTGCTCATCGTGCTGGTGTCCATAACAGGGCATATAGGCG encodes:
- a CDS encoding sugar phosphate isomerase/epimerase family protein; this encodes MPLTRRKFFGMGASASAAMMLTSFEALAMDKPAFQTTQGFSLKIMATNWGFRGTMDEFCAKAKKEGYDGIELWWPGDAAGQQELFTALKKHGLAVGFLCGGSSSNWQEHLTQFKASVDAAAGNTAQRPLYINCHAGRDYFSFDQNKAFIDHTTQLAKKTGIGIYHESHRSRILFAASIARHFIEKLPDLRLTLDISHWCTVHESLLGDQVETVNMALERTDHIHARVGHPEGPQVSDPRAPEWEGAVKAHIAWWDSIVEKKKKAGLPLTILTEFGPPDYMPTLPYTRQPLADQWAINVHMMQLLRKRYS